From one Flavobacteriales bacterium genomic stretch:
- a CDS encoding lamin tail domain-containing protein — MRFLPALVILFLPGISGAAFSQPLPPGSPAIVISEIMYHSPQLGEDNLEFIEIQNPSATSERSLSGHSFVQGIEFTFPIGFLVQPLEYVIIAKDSVAFENTFGIPALQWTSGDLDDAGETIIVKSNFNETVDSIPYTTSAPWPTGADGNGASIVLCIDSLDNSVGANWSTAATNTGIIINGIQIHANPGASCSVNDAISEADTELFSIYPNPNNGNVFLSANAANVSNAVVEIFSTSGHLIARKPLGNSPAEKVLIASGLESGIYLVRLSSGAQVSNKRMVVIR, encoded by the coding sequence ATGCGTTTTCTACCAGCATTAGTTATCCTGTTCTTACCTGGAATCAGTGGGGCAGCTTTCAGCCAACCGCTTCCACCTGGGAGTCCTGCCATCGTCATTTCGGAGATCATGTACCATTCTCCTCAATTGGGCGAGGACAATTTGGAGTTCATTGAGATTCAAAATCCGAGCGCAACCAGCGAACGGAGTTTATCTGGGCATTCCTTTGTGCAAGGCATTGAGTTTACATTTCCAATAGGCTTTTTAGTTCAGCCGCTGGAATACGTGATCATAGCCAAAGATTCGGTGGCCTTTGAAAATACATTCGGCATTCCTGCTCTACAGTGGACCAGCGGAGACTTGGATGATGCGGGCGAAACCATTATCGTGAAAAGTAATTTCAACGAGACCGTAGATTCTATTCCTTACACTACTTCGGCTCCTTGGCCTACTGGAGCGGATGGAAACGGAGCATCCATTGTGCTTTGCATCGATTCGTTGGACAACTCCGTTGGCGCTAATTGGTCGACTGCCGCAACCAATACGGGAATCATTATAAACGGCATTCAGATCCATGCCAACCCTGGAGCAAGCTGTTCGGTGAATGATGCCATTTCGGAAGCTGATACCGAGCTATTCTCCATTTATCCGAACCCAAATAATGGCAATGTTTTCCTTTCGGCCAATGCAGCAAACGTCTCAAATGCTGTGGTTGAAATATTCTCTACATCAGGGCATTTGATTGCACGAAAACCGCTTGGCAACTCCCCAGCAGAAAAAGTGCTGATTGCTTCCGGTCTTGAATCTGGAATCTATTTGGTACGATTATCGAGCGGAGCACAAGTAAGCAACAAGCGGATGGTGGTGATCCGCTAA
- a CDS encoding lamin tail domain-containing protein, which produces MKQILLYFSVLTGVVAFGTQTVAQSALGGAAPVITEIMYNPPESGTDSLEFIEILNPSLTATINMSGFYIEDAFSFTFPSGFILGTGEYVVIAGDSVIFESAFGVEALQWEGSANQLSNNGESITLKAPNSTVVDEVTYGASGMWPAGANSQGYSLVLCDPTADNSLAANWTVSENNTGVVVNSLTIYADPGMAATCTATGIADDNVITTLVYPNPTEGLFTMQFAELKNMGTLSIHNSVGQLIQMETIAAGTTTKRVDSQLASGFYVITLQDGDAISHQNLIVQ; this is translated from the coding sequence ATGAAACAAATTCTACTTTACTTTTCTGTTTTAACCGGTGTTGTTGCCTTTGGCACACAAACCGTTGCACAATCCGCACTTGGCGGAGCTGCTCCCGTAATTACCGAGATCATGTACAATCCACCAGAATCGGGAACCGATTCCTTGGAATTCATTGAGATACTCAATCCAAGTCTAACAGCCACCATCAACATGTCTGGTTTTTATATTGAAGATGCTTTTAGTTTCACTTTCCCATCAGGCTTCATCTTAGGCACTGGCGAGTATGTTGTAATTGCAGGAGACTCTGTGATATTTGAGTCTGCTTTTGGTGTTGAAGCACTCCAATGGGAAGGCTCTGCCAACCAATTAAGCAATAACGGTGAATCAATCACCTTAAAAGCCCCGAATAGCACAGTAGTAGATGAAGTTACTTATGGCGCTTCTGGAATGTGGCCTGCTGGGGCAAACAGCCAAGGGTACTCATTGGTTCTGTGCGACCCAACGGCAGACAACAGCTTGGCTGCAAACTGGACCGTTTCTGAGAACAACACTGGGGTTGTTGTGAATAGTTTGACCATCTATGCAGATCCTGGAATGGCTGCTACTTGTACAGCAACAGGTATCGCAGACGATAACGTCATTACTACGCTCGTTTATCCAAATCCTACTGAAGGTCTGTTTACGATGCAATTCGCAGAACTAAAGAACATGGGAACACTGAGCATCCACAACAGTGTTGGTCAGTTGATTCAAATGGAAACCATTGCCGCTGGAACCACAACTAAACGAGTTGATTCTCAATTGGCAAGTGGATTTTACGTGATCACACTACAAGATGGAGATGCTATTTCGCATCAGAATTTGATTGTGCAGTAA
- a CDS encoding T9SS type A sorting domain-containing protein: protein MKQLLPLLLLFSISAQAQDHLHCGADEMRIQTLHANPKIAQAVIERDAQLEAFTREFALRQAQGTARGGQLYTIPVVFHVIHKYGTENISREQILDGMRILNETFRKTREDTADIHPDFKPIHADTGIEFALATKDPEGNCHSGINRIASELTNSGDHRVKELVHWDPSMYLNVYVVTNAAGLAGHCVWPADADTIPEWDGIVIAHSYVGTIGTSTLTRSVAFAHECGHYLNLHHIWGGNNVPNFYYLPVGQASNCDEDDLVDDTPNTIGWSNCNLNAASCGNVRDNVQNAMDYSYCNIMFTEGQKTRMLAALNSPIANRNNLWTPSNLAATGVMPRSGLCEADFEADNTFICNPNGGAVTFTNTSFHGEIDSVYWEFPGGDSPFSLLAEPIVVYYQPGIFDVSLTVYSNGQSEQVTKQNYIQVSADSSWSYPFWDWFEGNSDLEGMPWSENSLDADNRWELTEVASHSPSHSVWVDNWDNDAITVDELYGPSIDLSSASTMRLAFKYAFAGQTDATNDTKLQLQVSRNCETTWVTRLSIVGNSLETAPAQSEPFAPTIEQWQQEDIGIPSSYLEDGFRFRFVFTSAGNNRLFLDDINVDVTAGVEDSQRNAMDVSIHPNPAKEQLNVEFGLEEANELSFSIVDLMGKSVMEIRAQEFASGAHFQRLDLKTLPAGIYFLSIRSNSGQVTKRFIVL, encoded by the coding sequence ATGAAACAGCTGCTACCCCTACTTCTACTCTTCTCCATTTCTGCGCAAGCTCAAGACCATCTCCATTGCGGAGCGGACGAAATGCGCATCCAAACGCTTCACGCCAATCCGAAGATTGCGCAGGCGGTAATCGAACGCGATGCTCAATTGGAAGCATTCACAAGAGAATTTGCCCTTCGACAAGCTCAGGGTACGGCAAGGGGCGGACAGCTTTACACCATTCCGGTGGTGTTCCATGTGATCCATAAATACGGAACCGAGAACATCTCGCGCGAGCAGATACTTGATGGAATGCGCATACTGAACGAGACCTTCCGAAAAACGCGCGAAGACACGGCAGATATTCACCCCGATTTCAAACCCATTCATGCCGACACGGGAATAGAGTTCGCGCTAGCCACCAAAGACCCCGAAGGAAACTGCCACAGCGGCATCAACCGCATTGCATCAGAGCTCACAAACAGTGGCGATCATCGCGTAAAGGAACTCGTGCATTGGGACCCATCCATGTACCTGAATGTGTATGTGGTAACCAATGCCGCTGGTTTGGCAGGCCATTGCGTTTGGCCTGCCGATGCAGACACCATTCCCGAATGGGACGGCATCGTTATCGCCCATAGTTATGTAGGAACCATCGGCACATCCACCCTCACGCGCTCTGTTGCCTTTGCGCATGAATGCGGTCATTACCTCAATCTTCATCACATCTGGGGCGGAAATAACGTTCCCAATTTCTATTACCTGCCTGTTGGTCAGGCAAGCAATTGCGATGAGGACGATCTGGTAGACGACACACCCAACACCATTGGTTGGAGCAATTGCAACCTCAATGCCGCATCGTGCGGAAACGTGCGCGATAACGTTCAGAATGCCATGGACTATTCTTACTGCAATATCATGTTTACCGAAGGGCAGAAAACGCGGATGCTTGCCGCACTCAATTCGCCCATTGCCAATAGGAATAACCTTTGGACACCAAGCAACCTGGCGGCTACTGGCGTAATGCCCCGATCGGGCCTTTGCGAAGCCGATTTTGAAGCAGACAACACCTTTATCTGCAATCCGAATGGCGGAGCAGTTACATTCACAAACACCTCATTTCATGGAGAGATCGATTCCGTTTATTGGGAATTCCCCGGAGGAGATTCTCCCTTTTCGCTGCTGGCAGAACCCATAGTGGTCTATTACCAGCCAGGCATTTTCGATGTGTCGCTCACGGTTTATTCAAACGGACAATCGGAACAGGTTACCAAGCAGAACTACATCCAAGTATCGGCAGACTCTTCTTGGTCCTATCCATTTTGGGATTGGTTTGAAGGAAACTCCGATCTGGAGGGAATGCCTTGGTCAGAGAATTCCTTGGATGCGGACAACCGATGGGAATTGACGGAAGTTGCTTCTCATAGTCCGAGTCATTCCGTTTGGGTAGATAACTGGGACAATGATGCCATTACGGTTGATGAACTCTACGGCCCATCCATCGACCTAAGTTCAGCTTCTACCATGCGCTTAGCCTTCAAATATGCTTTTGCTGGGCAAACTGACGCAACAAATGACACCAAGTTGCAGCTTCAGGTAAGTAGGAACTGCGAGACCACATGGGTCACCAGATTGAGCATCGTTGGAAATTCGCTTGAAACCGCACCAGCTCAATCCGAACCCTTTGCGCCAACAATCGAACAGTGGCAACAGGAAGATATTGGCATCCCTTCCAGTTATTTGGAAGATGGTTTCCGATTCCGATTCGTGTTTACCTCCGCTGGTAACAATCGGCTGTTTTTGGATGATATCAACGTAGATGTTACCGCAGGCGTTGAAGATTCTCAGCGCAATGCAATGGATGTTTCCATCCATCCCAATCCGGCCAAAGAACAATTGAACGTAGAATTTGGACTGGAAGAAGCGAACGAACTTTCCTTCTCAATCGTAGATCTGATGGGAAAATCGGTCATGGAAATACGAGCACAAGAATTTGCTTCGGGCGCTCATTTTCAACGCTTAGATCTGAAAACATTACCTGCTGGAATCTATTTTCTCTCCATCCGATCAAACAGTGGTCAGGTCACCAAAAGATTCATCGTACTTTAA
- the atpG gene encoding ATP synthase F1 subunit gamma has translation MAGLKEVRERIKSISSTMQITSAMKMVSAAKLRRAQDAITRMRPYASKLSEILANLSASLDSSEGGAYSAERPIEKVLIVAVSSNRGLCGGFNSNVNKKVMSLANGVYAGKEITVVSIGKKSGEFLKRRNFNVIERHDSVYDSLSFDVIAPIAESIMEAFVEGKYDRVDVVYNQFKNAATQLCVAEQFLPVAPPEVTENTSATDYIFEPAKAEIVADLIPRSLKTQLYAATLDSHASEHGARMTAMHKATDNASDILKALKLSYNKARQASITNEILEIVGGAAALEEG, from the coding sequence ATGGCTGGATTAAAAGAAGTACGCGAAAGGATCAAATCGATCTCATCTACCATGCAGATCACTTCTGCCATGAAGATGGTATCGGCTGCAAAGTTGCGTAGAGCGCAAGATGCGATAACCCGTATGCGTCCGTATGCCAGCAAGCTGTCAGAGATCCTTGCCAACCTAAGTGCAAGCTTAGATTCATCAGAAGGCGGAGCGTATTCTGCCGAGCGTCCGATTGAGAAAGTGCTTATCGTAGCGGTTTCTTCCAATCGTGGATTGTGCGGTGGTTTCAACTCAAACGTCAACAAGAAGGTGATGAGTTTGGCCAATGGCGTATATGCTGGAAAAGAGATTACTGTTGTTTCCATCGGAAAGAAATCAGGCGAATTCTTGAAGCGTAGAAACTTCAATGTCATTGAACGTCACGATAGTGTTTACGACAGCTTGAGCTTCGATGTCATCGCTCCCATTGCTGAAAGCATCATGGAAGCGTTTGTTGAAGGAAAGTACGACCGTGTGGATGTGGTTTACAATCAGTTTAAGAATGCCGCTACGCAATTGTGTGTTGCCGAGCAGTTCTTGCCTGTTGCGCCACCAGAAGTAACTGAAAACACGTCTGCAACAGATTACATCTTTGAACCTGCCAAGGCCGAGATTGTTGCTGACCTTATTCCTCGTTCGTTGAAAACGCAATTGTATGCTGCAACACTTGATAGCCATGCTTCTGAGCACGGAGCTCGAATGACGGCCATGCACAAGGCAACAGACAACGCTTCAGACATTTTGAAAGCACTGAAACTATCTTACAATAAGGCCCGTCAAGCTTCCATTACCAACGAGATCCTCGAGATCGTTGGTGGAGCAGCTGCGCTGGAAGAGGGGTAG
- the atpA gene encoding F0F1 ATP synthase subunit alpha, which translates to MADIKPAEISGILREQLSGYKTEAQLEEVGTVLQVGDGIARIYGLSNVQAGELIEFDGGTRGIILNLEEDNVGAVLLGSSSGIAEGSTAKRTGKIASIQVGEGLLGRVVNTLGEPIDGKGPISGELFEMPLERKAPGVIFRQPVTEPLQTGIKAIDAMIPIGRGQRELIIGDRQTGKTAVTIDTIINQKEFYDAGKPVYCIYVAIGQKGSTVAGIVKTLEDAGAMAYTVVVAATASDPAPLQFYAPFSGAAIGEYFRDTGRPALIIYDDLSKQAVAYREVSLLLRRPPGREAYPGDVFYLHSRLLERAAKVINDDEVAKNMNDLPPSLVGKVKGGGSLTALPIIETQAGDVSAYIPTNVISITDGQIFLESNLFNSGVRPAINVGISVSRVGGSAQIKSMKKVAGTLKLDQAQYRELEAFAKFGSDLDAATMNVLEKGKRNVEILKQGQYAPVSVEKQVAIIYLGSKGLLRKVPVEKVRAFETEFLDYLDAKHRDVLDGLKAGKLTDEITDTLEKVAADLAGKY; encoded by the coding sequence ATGGCAGACATCAAACCAGCAGAGATCTCAGGTATTTTAAGAGAACAACTCTCAGGCTACAAAACTGAAGCCCAACTGGAAGAAGTAGGTACCGTACTCCAAGTGGGTGATGGTATTGCTCGTATTTACGGTCTTTCGAACGTACAGGCCGGTGAGCTTATCGAATTTGACGGAGGTACACGAGGTATCATCCTGAACTTGGAGGAAGACAACGTTGGTGCGGTATTGCTTGGTTCTTCGAGCGGTATTGCTGAAGGTTCAACCGCCAAGCGAACGGGAAAAATTGCTTCTATTCAGGTAGGAGAAGGACTTCTAGGTCGTGTTGTGAACACGCTTGGAGAGCCAATTGACGGTAAAGGACCTATCTCAGGAGAGCTTTTTGAAATGCCATTGGAGCGTAAAGCGCCAGGGGTTATCTTCCGTCAGCCAGTAACTGAGCCACTTCAAACAGGTATCAAAGCAATTGATGCGATGATTCCGATCGGTCGTGGACAACGTGAGTTGATCATTGGTGACCGTCAGACAGGTAAGACTGCCGTGACGATCGATACCATCATCAACCAAAAAGAATTTTACGATGCTGGCAAACCAGTTTACTGCATCTATGTGGCCATCGGACAAAAAGGTTCGACCGTTGCTGGAATTGTGAAAACATTGGAAGATGCAGGCGCCATGGCCTACACGGTTGTTGTTGCTGCAACAGCTTCTGACCCAGCTCCGCTTCAGTTTTACGCTCCATTCTCGGGTGCTGCCATCGGAGAATATTTCCGAGATACCGGTCGTCCAGCATTGATCATTTATGATGATCTATCGAAACAAGCGGTAGCTTACCGTGAGGTATCTCTTCTTTTGAGAAGACCTCCAGGTCGTGAGGCTTACCCAGGAGACGTTTTCTACCTACACAGCCGTCTGCTAGAGCGCGCTGCCAAGGTGATCAACGATGATGAGGTTGCTAAGAACATGAACGACCTTCCTCCTTCATTGGTAGGAAAAGTAAAAGGTGGTGGTTCGTTGACAGCACTTCCAATTATTGAAACACAAGCGGGTGACGTTTCTGCATACATCCCAACCAACGTAATTTCGATTACAGATGGTCAGATCTTCTTGGAGTCTAACTTGTTCAACTCGGGTGTTCGTCCAGCGATCAACGTAGGTATCTCGGTATCGCGTGTTGGTGGATCCGCTCAGATCAAGTCGATGAAGAAAGTTGCTGGTACATTGAAGCTTGACCAAGCACAGTACCGTGAATTGGAGGCATTTGCCAAGTTCGGTTCTGACCTTGATGCTGCTACCATGAACGTACTTGAGAAAGGAAAGCGTAACGTGGAGATCTTGAAGCAAGGACAGTACGCTCCGGTTTCTGTAGAGAAGCAAGTTGCCATCATTTACCTTGGATCTAAAGGTCTTTTGAGAAAAGTTCCTGTAGAGAAAGTAAGAGCTTTCGAGACTGAGTTCTTGGATTACTTGGATGCCAAGCACCGCGATGTTCTTGACGGATTGAAAGCAGGTAAACTGACTGACGAGATCACGGATACTTTGGAAAAAGTTGCCGCTGACCTAGCGGGGAAATATTAA
- the atpH gene encoding ATP synthase F1 subunit delta — MAQTKVATRYAKSLLGLVAEKGNLEEAFNDMLLIKKTCSENRDLVVLLKSPVVNTEKKVSILTSIYEKNVSKVTMLFITLITKNRREGALPEIADAFVAQYKAMKGITTAVVTSASVLADDAKKKITDLVQKEVGGTVELETEINPELIGGFILRIGDKQLDTSILSKIGDLRQEFMNKTFAKEL; from the coding sequence ATGGCTCAGACAAAGGTTGCAACACGATACGCGAAATCGCTCCTTGGCCTTGTGGCCGAGAAGGGAAATTTGGAAGAGGCTTTCAACGACATGCTGTTGATCAAAAAGACCTGTTCTGAAAATCGCGACCTGGTTGTTCTACTCAAAAGTCCTGTGGTGAACACCGAGAAAAAGGTGAGCATTCTGACCAGCATCTATGAGAAGAATGTGAGTAAGGTGACCATGCTTTTCATCACTCTTATCACTAAAAACCGAAGAGAAGGCGCTCTTCCAGAAATTGCTGATGCGTTTGTGGCGCAATACAAGGCGATGAAAGGAATTACAACTGCGGTTGTTACTTCAGCTTCGGTTCTTGCTGACGATGCGAAGAAGAAAATCACTGACCTTGTTCAGAAAGAAGTTGGCGGAACGGTTGAACTTGAAACAGAAATCAATCCGGAACTTATTGGAGGATTCATACTCCGCATTGGCGACAAACAATTGGACACTTCGATCTTGAGTAAGATCGGTGACCTACGCCAAGAATTCATGAATAAAACATTTGCTAAAGAACTCTAA
- a CDS encoding F0F1 ATP synthase subunit B, producing the protein MGLVTPGIGLIIWMTIAFLIVWVGLGKFAWPAILETIKEREENIAKALMSAENAKAEMQKLQSDNEQILKEAREERDNMLKDAKEIREKLIADAEGDAKAKAEKIVADARESIQTEKTAAMAEIKNHVAALSIEIAEKILKAELGDAAKQKQLVNNLLEDIKLN; encoded by the coding sequence ATGGGATTAGTAACTCCTGGAATAGGCCTCATCATTTGGATGACCATTGCCTTCCTTATTGTTTGGGTGGGATTGGGCAAATTTGCATGGCCAGCCATTCTTGAAACGATCAAAGAGCGAGAAGAGAACATCGCAAAGGCATTGATGTCGGCTGAAAATGCCAAGGCAGAAATGCAAAAACTTCAGTCTGATAATGAGCAGATCCTGAAAGAAGCACGCGAAGAGCGTGACAACATGCTGAAGGATGCGAAGGAGATCCGTGAAAAACTGATTGCTGACGCTGAAGGAGATGCAAAAGCGAAAGCCGAGAAGATAGTGGCTGACGCTCGTGAGAGTATTCAAACAGAGAAAACAGCTGCAATGGCTGAGATCAAGAATCATGTTGCTGCACTTTCTATTGAGATTGCAGAGAAGATTCTAAAAGCTGAGTTGGGTGATGCTGCAAAGCAAAAACAACTGGTTAATAATCTACTTGAAGACATCAAGCTGAACTAA
- the atpE gene encoding ATP synthase F0 subunit C produces the protein MGAGIGAGVAAIGAGMGIGRIGGSALESMARQPEAIGDIRASMIVAAALVEGAAFFGIIVCLLIVLMK, from the coding sequence ATGGGTGCAGGTATCGGAGCAGGTGTTGCTGCAATCGGTGCTGGAATGGGTATCGGTCGTATCGGTGGATCGGCTCTTGAGTCAATGGCACGTCAGCCAGAGGCTATCGGAGACATCCGTGCATCAATGATCGTTGCTGCTGCACTTGTAGAAGGTGCTGCGTTCTTCGGAATCATTGTTTGTCTTCTTATCGTGTTGATGAAGTAA
- a CDS encoding AtpZ/AtpI family protein, with amino-acid sequence MATQMALIIVAGALGGMQLDKYLETETPWFTGGLTIVAVFLSMYFAIKDLLKG; translated from the coding sequence ATGGCCACGCAAATGGCCCTTATCATTGTGGCTGGAGCTTTGGGAGGCATGCAACTCGATAAATATTTGGAGACAGAAACGCCTTGGTTTACGGGCGGATTGACAATTGTGGCCGTTTTCTTATCGATGTATTTTGCAATAAAAGACCTGCTAAAAGGATGA
- a CDS encoding polymer-forming cytoskeletal protein, with protein sequence MKDCYIWHSSRSGASYKGKGKMFNSKSNSESSKGNSGAGMPNHINSDTIIEGSIKAKGNLRIDGTLKGDLECQGRVVIGANGTVHGDIRCENAEIEGSIKANIVVSDLLSLKSTAKVQGDIVTKKLAIEPGATFSGSCSMGGVIKDISSSNNAGQRQDQRQEKTA encoded by the coding sequence ATGAAGGATTGCTATATTTGGCATTCTTCGCGCAGCGGAGCAAGTTACAAAGGGAAAGGAAAAATGTTCAATAGCAAATCAAATAGCGAAAGCTCGAAAGGTAATTCAGGTGCTGGAATGCCGAACCATATAAATAGTGATACTATTATTGAAGGAAGCATCAAAGCCAAAGGAAATCTACGGATTGACGGCACATTGAAAGGCGACCTTGAGTGTCAAGGACGTGTGGTAATCGGAGCAAACGGAACTGTTCACGGAGATATCAGATGCGAGAATGCCGAAATCGAAGGAAGCATCAAGGCCAATATTGTTGTGTCCGATCTTCTTTCGTTGAAATCGACAGCAAAAGTTCAGGGCGATATTGTGACCAAGAAATTGGCAATCGAACCAGGAGCAACTTTCAGCGGTTCGTGCAGTATGGGTGGCGTAATCAAAGATATTTCATCATCCAACAATGCAGGACAGCGACAAGATCAACGACAAGAAAAAACAGCCTAA
- a CDS encoding PaaI family thioesterase, translated as MADSPIREHFRAQIGKEVASTPPGFSEWLQPKMIAVEEDSLTIEVIVRPEMCNPVGTLHGGIHSAILDEVMGMTVAAMGNDTHFVSLNMTTDYLRAARAGEAVRATSQVIRKGRTAIHLIGQLTNAEGKELSRATQNMVSVGAPMKM; from the coding sequence ATGGCAGATAGTCCGATAAGAGAACATTTCAGAGCACAGATAGGAAAAGAAGTGGCTTCAACCCCACCAGGTTTCAGCGAATGGTTGCAGCCGAAAATGATTGCGGTGGAGGAGGATTCACTCACAATTGAAGTAATTGTGAGACCCGAAATGTGCAATCCGGTTGGAACATTACATGGAGGAATTCACTCAGCCATTTTGGATGAAGTAATGGGTATGACTGTGGCTGCCATGGGCAATGACACGCATTTTGTATCGCTGAACATGACAACCGATTATCTGCGAGCCGCAAGGGCAGGCGAAGCTGTGCGTGCCACGAGCCAAGTGATCAGAAAAGGTAGAACCGCCATTCATCTTATTGGTCAACTCACCAATGCCGAAGGCAAAGAACTTTCACGCGCTACTCAGAATATGGTTTCTGTCGGGGCTCCAATGAAGATGTGA
- a CDS encoding glycosyltransferase family 2 protein — protein MRKLSAVIITHNEARNIKRCIASLQDVADEIVVVDSFSTDATPSICKGMNVHFHQREWKGYSKQKNYGNGLASNDWILSIDADEALSEELKSAIVSEKEHGKDFNYSFNRLTNYCGKWIHHSGWYPDTKVRMFNRTKNDWQGEVHEKLTVEPASVKKLKGDLLHFSYHSVSDHVKRTDTYSTLGASELFENGKKASLIKLLFNPWLKFNKMYFIKLGFLDGMAGFTIALITAYGTFLKYIKLYYLTKNRA, from the coding sequence ATGAGAAAACTCTCGGCCGTCATCATCACGCACAATGAAGCCCGCAATATCAAGCGGTGTATTGCCTCGTTACAAGATGTGGCAGACGAAATTGTGGTAGTCGACAGCTTCTCGACAGATGCAACTCCAAGCATTTGCAAAGGTATGAACGTACATTTCCATCAGCGCGAGTGGAAAGGCTACAGCAAGCAGAAGAATTATGGAAACGGCTTGGCCTCCAACGATTGGATTCTCTCTATTGATGCTGATGAGGCACTTTCGGAAGAACTGAAATCGGCCATTGTTTCCGAAAAGGAACACGGAAAGGACTTTAATTATTCCTTCAATCGATTGACAAATTACTGCGGAAAGTGGATCCATCATTCCGGTTGGTATCCAGATACGAAGGTTCGGATGTTTAACCGAACCAAGAATGATTGGCAAGGCGAAGTGCACGAGAAATTGACCGTGGAACCTGCTTCTGTGAAGAAATTGAAGGGCGATCTACTGCATTTCAGCTATCATTCAGTAAGTGATCACGTTAAGCGAACAGATACCTATTCTACACTTGGTGCAAGCGAACTTTTTGAGAACGGAAAAAAGGCAAGCTTGATAAAACTGCTATTCAATCCGTGGCTCAAGTTCAATAAGATGTATTTCATCAAACTTGGTTTTCTGGATGGAATGGCCGGATTTACTATTGCGTTGATTACGGCTTACGGCACGTTCCTGAAGTACATTAAGTTGTATTATTTGACCAAGAATCGCGCTTAA
- a CDS encoding glycosyltransferase: MQFSILIPTWNNLDFLKCCVNSIRKNSVEQHEILVYVNEGIDGSADWCQSENIKFIHSDKNLGVCTALNALFEIATKDIICYVNDDMYLCPNWDESLIREIELIGHDKFYLSSTMIEPEDTGNKCVLAPYPFGKTPSEFKETDLLAVLPNMEKADWSGSTWPPNLMHRSMWKAIGGYGEEFSPGLYSDPDVSMKLWQHGVRIFKGLGESRAYHFMSKSTGRVKMNDGKKTFLKKWGVSSSWFVKEVLKQGETYVGPLPEKKITPNLKDRLKGLIS; encoded by the coding sequence ATGCAGTTTTCCATTCTCATACCCACATGGAATAATCTCGATTTCCTAAAATGCTGTGTGAATAGCATTCGGAAAAATTCTGTGGAACAGCATGAAATTCTGGTTTATGTGAATGAGGGAATTGATGGCTCTGCCGATTGGTGCCAATCTGAAAACATCAAATTCATTCATTCCGACAAGAATTTAGGTGTTTGCACAGCTTTGAATGCGCTGTTCGAAATTGCGACCAAAGACATCATCTGCTATGTGAATGATGATATGTACCTCTGCCCGAATTGGGATGAATCCTTGATCCGTGAGATAGAATTGATCGGCCACGATAAGTTCTATCTCAGTTCAACCATGATTGAACCGGAGGATACGGGAAACAAATGTGTTCTGGCTCCTTATCCTTTTGGGAAAACACCTTCAGAATTCAAAGAAACCGATTTGCTTGCTGTATTACCGAATATGGAAAAAGCAGATTGGAGCGGTTCAACTTGGCCTCCAAACCTCATGCACCGAAGCATGTGGAAAGCTATCGGGGGTTATGGCGAAGAGTTCAGTCCTGGTCTATATTCGGACCCAGATGTGAGTATGAAGCTTTGGCAACATGGCGTGCGAATCTTCAAAGGTTTAGGTGAAAGTCGCGCCTATCACTTCATGTCCAAATCAACGGGACGTGTGAAGATGAACGATGGCAAAAAGACATTCCTCAAAAAGTGGGGCGTAAGCTCATCTTGGTTCGTAAAAGAAGTGCTGAAACAAGGAGAAACTTACGTAGGCCCACTTCCAGAAAAGAAGATCACTCCGAATTTGAAGGACAGATTGAAAGGATTGATCTCCTGA